The following proteins come from a genomic window of Thermogemmatispora onikobensis:
- a CDS encoding PfkB family carbohydrate kinase, producing MPATILQPARAEPPAFLSIGHITRDVLPDGSLALGGTVTFATLTVERLGLPAALVTCAAADLCQQLPALLPGIGLAARLATTTTTFENRYQDGFRIQYLRARSEPLEIEDIPLSWRAAPIVLLAPLTQELAPEMVALFPRGEGRILAATPQGWLRRWDADGRVWPTPWEAAEQVLPHLDALILSHDDLLPFANGSRAEAEAILRRWSQLVPLLVATAGREGATLFRNGQAQHFPAYAAREVDPTGAGDVFAAAFLVQLARSGDPATAVDFANCVASFSVEAVGTSAIPGPTQVEQRLAQRRRSGAG from the coding sequence ATGCCCGCGACCATCCTTCAGCCCGCTCGCGCTGAGCCACCTGCTTTTCTGAGCATTGGCCATATTACTCGGGATGTGCTTCCCGATGGCTCGTTGGCCCTCGGCGGTACTGTGACCTTCGCTACTTTGACTGTTGAGCGCCTCGGCCTGCCCGCAGCACTGGTGACCTGCGCCGCTGCCGATCTCTGCCAGCAGCTTCCTGCGCTGCTGCCCGGGATCGGCCTGGCCGCCCGCCTTGCGACGACGACGACGACTTTTGAAAATCGCTATCAGGATGGGTTCCGTATCCAGTATTTGCGCGCGCGCAGCGAGCCTTTGGAGATTGAGGATATTCCTCTCTCCTGGCGCGCAGCCCCGATCGTGCTGTTGGCTCCCCTGACCCAGGAGCTGGCACCTGAGATGGTGGCTCTCTTTCCACGCGGCGAGGGCCGCATCCTGGCGGCAACCCCCCAGGGCTGGCTGCGGCGCTGGGATGCCGATGGTAGAGTCTGGCCCACTCCCTGGGAGGCCGCCGAGCAGGTCCTGCCTCATCTGGATGCCCTGATCTTGAGCCATGATGATCTGCTGCCCTTTGCCAATGGCAGCCGGGCGGAGGCTGAGGCCATCCTGCGCCGCTGGAGTCAGCTGGTACCCTTGCTGGTGGCAACGGCAGGCCGCGAGGGGGCTACGCTCTTTCGCAACGGACAGGCTCAGCATTTCCCGGCCTATGCCGCACGCGAGGTCGATCCAACTGGGGCCGGCGATGTCTTCGCGGCTGCATTTCTCGTGCAGCTGGCCCGCTCCGGCGATCCTGCCACTGCGGTCGATTTCGCCAATTGCGTGGCCTCGTTCTCGGTGGAGGCCGTGGGCACGAGCGCTATCCCCGGCCCGACTCAGGTCGAGCAGCGTCTGGCTCAGCGCCGACGTTCGGGTGCTGGCTGA
- a CDS encoding replication-associated recombination protein A produces MEQASLFPDPASSQKGTPSRATADAGEKGIAEPLASRLRPRTLDEFVGQEHLLGEGRLLRRCLEEDRVPSLILWGPPGSGKTTLASLIARRTRAHFVTLSAVAAGVADLRRVTEEARRLRQLRGQRTILFIDEIHRLNKAQQDAVLPSVEQGLLTLIGATTENPSFEVNAALLSRCRVFTLNPLSDEAILQLLRRALQDEERGLGRSHLESDDEALRQIARFANGDARTALNVLELAAAGAGATKGRITVETVSEAQQRRALLYDKGGDQHYDTISALHKAIRGSDPDASLYWLARMLEAGEDPLFIARRLIRIATEDVGLADPLALPLCVAAQQAVQFVGLPEADLALAEAVVYLASAPKSNALYVAYGRARDDVHQQRQEAVPLSLRNAPTTLMKQLGYGQEYKYAHDYYRQLEEESDDPSRPPAVQLQEYLPANLQGRRYYEPGLQGNEAGIRRWLERRRTSCAQDDQAAPATSSDTCSESSSSITGESHSSC; encoded by the coding sequence ATGGAGCAAGCATCACTCTTTCCAGATCCAGCATCCAGCCAGAAGGGCACGCCGTCGCGCGCCACGGCTGACGCCGGCGAAAAGGGGATCGCTGAGCCGCTGGCCTCTCGCCTGCGTCCCCGAACGCTTGATGAGTTTGTGGGCCAGGAACATCTGCTTGGAGAGGGGCGCTTGCTGCGGCGTTGCCTGGAGGAGGACCGCGTCCCGTCGCTGATCCTGTGGGGGCCGCCCGGTAGCGGCAAGACGACGCTGGCCAGCCTGATCGCCCGGCGGACCCGCGCTCACTTTGTGACCCTCAGCGCCGTTGCCGCAGGAGTGGCCGATCTACGCCGCGTCACCGAGGAGGCACGCAGGCTACGCCAGCTGCGGGGACAGCGCACTATCCTCTTTATCGACGAGATTCACCGCTTGAATAAAGCTCAGCAGGACGCCGTTTTGCCTTCCGTCGAGCAGGGCCTGCTGACTTTGATCGGGGCGACAACCGAGAATCCTTCCTTCGAGGTCAATGCCGCTCTGCTCTCGCGTTGCCGCGTCTTTACCTTGAACCCCCTCAGCGACGAGGCCATTCTCCAGCTTCTGAGAAGAGCTTTGCAGGATGAGGAGCGGGGCCTGGGTCGCTCTCATCTGGAGAGCGACGACGAGGCGCTGCGGCAGATCGCACGTTTCGCTAATGGCGACGCGCGCACGGCACTCAATGTTTTGGAGCTGGCCGCCGCCGGCGCCGGAGCAACGAAGGGACGGATCACCGTGGAAACGGTGTCCGAGGCTCAGCAACGACGGGCCTTGCTCTACGATAAAGGCGGCGACCAACATTACGATACGATCTCGGCTCTGCATAAGGCCATCCGCGGCTCTGACCCCGATGCTAGCCTCTACTGGCTGGCGCGGATGCTCGAGGCAGGCGAGGACCCGCTCTTTATCGCTCGCCGCCTGATCCGCATCGCTACGGAAGATGTGGGCCTGGCCGATCCTTTGGCTCTGCCTCTGTGCGTGGCAGCCCAGCAGGCGGTCCAGTTCGTGGGCCTGCCCGAGGCCGATCTGGCCCTGGCGGAGGCCGTGGTCTACCTGGCCAGCGCCCCCAAAAGTAACGCCCTCTATGTGGCCTACGGACGCGCGCGCGATGATGTACACCAGCAGCGCCAGGAGGCCGTCCCTCTCTCTCTGCGCAACGCTCCCACTACGCTGATGAAACAGCTGGGCTATGGCCAGGAGTATAAGTATGCCCACGATTATTATCGCCAGCTTGAGGAGGAGAGCGACGACCCTTCTCGACCACCAGCTGTGCAGCTGCAGGAGTACTTGCCAGCCAATCTGCAGGGAAGACGCTACTACGAGCCTGGCCTCCAGGGCAATGAGGCAGGCATCAGACGCTGGCTGGAGCGACGCCGCACTTCTTGCGCTCAGGATGACCAGGCGGCGCCCGCCACTTCCTCTGATACCTGCAGTGAGAGTTCTTCGTCCATTACTGGAGAGAGCCATTCTTCATGCTGA
- a CDS encoding 4Fe-4S dicluster domain-containing protein, with the protein MRNPVLLHKTASQVQQELEACIGCNECLLACPALDEPLTIDVLNRETFGGPISAPVARFARSCYQCSACVPPCPVGLHRDAMMMWLKIRLYRSGEED; encoded by the coding sequence GTGCGTAATCCTGTCCTTTTACATAAAACCGCCTCTCAGGTTCAACAAGAACTTGAAGCCTGCATTGGCTGCAACGAATGCCTGCTTGCTTGCCCGGCTCTTGATGAGCCCCTGACGATCGATGTCCTCAATCGTGAGACCTTTGGCGGCCCGATCTCGGCTCCGGTTGCGCGTTTTGCCCGCTCGTGCTATCAGTGTAGTGCTTGTGTGCCTCCCTGTCCGGTTGGTCTCCACCGTGATGCCATGATGATGTGGCTGAAGATCCGTTTGTACCGTTCTGGAGAGGAGGATTGA